One window of Deltaproteobacteria bacterium genomic DNA carries:
- a CDS encoding glutamate racemase produces MDEIKGKPIGVFDSGTGGLTVLRALRRRLPHEDMVYLGDTARLPFGTKSAKTVTSYAMQAARYLAGQGIKMLVVACNTAS; encoded by the coding sequence ATGGACGAAATCAAAGGAAAGCCCATCGGGGTGTTCGATTCCGGAACCGGGGGGCTGACAGTGCTGCGGGCCTTGCGCAGGCGGCTTCCCCATGAGGACATGGTCTACCTGGGCGACACGGCCCGGCTGCCCTTTGGAACCAAGAGCGCGAAGACGGTGACTTCCTATGCCATGCAGGCGGCCAGATACCTGGCCGGTCAGGGGATCAAGATGCTGGTCGTGGCCTGCAACACGGCTTCG